The sequence TTAAGGACAAGACACTTATTCATAACCATTTATAAACGTATCATGACttgttttttaaaatactttgtGAAAATCCTACAGAGAAATGTTGGTTGAAAACCTGTTATCATTGCCCGGGTACGCAGACACTGGAGAATGACCtgatgaattttcttgaaaatgtcgattccttagaatttaaACAATGGAAGCGAACAGATCGTTGTCATTTAAATTCAATGCGAATGGATGCAGAAGAGTTTGtggaaacatttttagaaaaaataagCGAATTATCTCCGCATAATGTTATTGCAGAACAACAAGAAAACTACTTGAAAcaacttaaaattattttggaagcTACTGATTGCATTATAATTGCTGACTTCTCTGGAAATTACTCTTTTGTTATTCAGGACGCTATACAAGGTTTTCATTGGGCAAACGCTCAATGCACAATCCATCCGTTTGCCATATATTATAAGGATGAAGCACCAAATTTAAAGTTTACAAGCTTCATAGCAATCGCAGAATTTACTAAACATAACCATGTTGCCGTTCGGCTGTGTATAACAAAttgtgtgaatttcattaaaaaaaagctaccttacctgaaaaatatccatttttttctgatggatcaggcagtcaatacaaaaataagatgACTGCTTTCAATTTGTGCCACATGTACAAAGACTTCGGTCTTAAAGCAGAGTGGAACTTTTTTGCCACTTGCCATGGAAAAGGGCCTTGTGACGCTTTAGAAGGTGTTCTAAAGCGAAACGCTTCAAAAGCAAGTTTACAAGGCCATCATATTACAACTGCATACGAACTTTACTCTTGGGCTGTTTCTAAAGTAGATTCCAAAATATATTACGAGTTTTTCTCGGAAAAAGATTACAAtgcaatggaaaagaaaataaagaacctaaatcTCTGGGACAcaatcgtttcattactttaagccacaaaatgaaaattacattatcgtgaaacggttttcgttttcagatgaagaaaagtgtgttaaattgtaagaattttgctatgtaatattttttttgatgaattatgaaaaataaaaataatcaaattaaatgctgAGTTTTAATTGAAGGTAATCAGAGAAAACCATTGCTTGTAGTCATTACACAAAGAATTTCAACGTAGATTTCATTGGTCGGataaattgtgttttttggacttcaaaaatgagtttttaacttcactaaatataaaaaaaattctacacgctaaaaaaatatattctagtttcagttcggttcactcaaaatgacccttttgtggaataattcaaAATAGTTAAGTTTACTCAGTCGTGGTTTACACTACCACTCAAATTCGGCATGAGTGCCTCTGCAACCCTTATGAGCACTCATGCTGAATTAGGACGCTAACGGACCATTGTGGTTCCAGTTAAAGCGTAAACCTTGGTTGagtaattataattattttcgaCGAAGAACTTACCAAGCGATTTTgtgcaaaattggacaactttttttttcaactctattctttttccgtggaatcgctgaacgttcattccatgtgtgtatgggcagaaaacttgaaattttcaaaaaaatgtaactcaaaaacggcttgatgaacatttctaattttttgatatgttatgtaaaaatatatatgaattttcataaaaaaaaaaaaaaatacatagtcgttgtggtccaacatttaaaaaatcttaaaaaacgaatattttgaccattttagcaaatttgagtacaccaatacaccaaaccaaaatttttagtaagaactagaagtaataagctttctatccataaaaaatattgcaaatcgatccagtggttcaaaagttatgattttttaaaaataaaaaatttcgaaaaatagcgatttttctggtaaccctatatcgaacatggtcaccctaataaaaaaataaaaaaatacgggtctaattattttcgatgaagaacatatATGTTCTTTTGTTGTTTTAGTTttgttcaatttgctcaaaatcgcttggtataccaagcgattttgagcaaaattgactacttttttttcaactctattcttttcccgtggaatcgctgtatGTATATGGGAAAAaccatgcaattttaaaattgggCGTATTcgaaatttcaccgatgaaatattttaaaacaccccgtatcCTTTTTCTGGTGCCttaagctttcttttcgtgagaAGGTTCATGAAAGTGCGATAATATTCGCGTCTGGGGGCACCGTGCGACTGCGGCAATACCACAGATAATACAATATTACTCGGTCTatgagtagatgaaagttagcgtgagtggtacgattttcacgtatctttgagaagatggagtaAGCCTACATCAGATTGAACAGGGGAGTTAGACGGATCGGATTACTCATCaaaacgtcaaagacgaagtaaatgagtttgtatcggtggtgatgacATCGAGTTAGTTGAAGCATTGTATTACTTGGGTTCTCTGGCGACCGCCGAAAACGATAGCAGCGGGGAAATTCGAAAACACATCATTGGTGCGGACTATACGTACTGTGGAGTCCGCTACACGCTCCCACATATTAGCATTCACCGCCGTGCGCCAAACAATCTAAAAAACGCTCATTATAGATCAATAGTCTTCTAGGGGCACGAGACTTGGACGATACTCGTGGAGAACTCAGCGTGCacttggaattttcgaaaggtgGGTTGCAGATGAAAGACgatacatggaggaggcgaatgaaccacgatctGCATCAGTTGTTGATGAAtacatccatcgttcacactgcgaaactCGAACGattgtggtgggccgggcacgttcCTACAATGTTGGACACTCACGCGGTacaaatggttctcgataagGATTCGCCGGGCATTAGAAAGCGAGGTGCATAGCATGCAAGGcggatcgatcagatggaagacgatttgcggactctccgtagactgtgtggttagcaacgtgcagccatggatcgaGCTGCGTTAGAGATGACTTTTATGTACTACAGAAGCCTACCTTAGACTGCATAAATAACAAGCATTTCTGGTGAAAAGtggaagaaaaataagaatggCATTAGCTGTTGGGGAGGGTGCAATGTTCCTACCGCGAAAATCTGATGACTGCAAATAAGTCGGGTGGGTAGCCAGAGTGTTTGGCAATATCCCAGTGAAAATTGTTCTCGATAGCGATACGCGAACTATCAAGGGAAGGTATTTTGCGAACACTCTGTAGCGTGGTTGACGATTTGCAGACTGATAATAACAAACATAACTTGTGtgtattgataagaaaattattttgagctttttagtggaatgtcttcactcactcgactagtcgagtcaagtacgagacactgaagacggccttactgttgaggtcgaaatacgtatctgtcaagatacaattaagtggtggaattcaatgggatggtataaactcgtcttatgacaagttgtGTGTATTGCATATGCCGCGCCATTTAGGCCTTAGTTCGAATAAATAATAGTTAAAGTTTGATACTGAAGAAGCACTTTTTTAATGCCTATGCGTTAAAAGCCGAAGCTTGAGAAGCTTCTACATAATTTTTATACAATACGAATATAAAAATTACGCATATGTGGATAGAATGTCTGTAGACTGAAGCTACCCATTGTAGTTTGTATTCGGCAAACTTAGTTttcatttctgcagctcggcaaaaatccataaGGCCATGCGCCACTAAAGTAAAAactgaaatttcttcaaaaatgacgtttgttagctcattttcggcaaaatatttgctgattttcagctatttgacagaaatctcggcaaaaaacatgtttgctggtgcacggctgtgcgaatctcggtaaaagttcaacattttgctgagatcccggtcaAAACTAGAACATTATTGACCAACCGAATTACCAATAATGCCCCGATGATTTAACATTTAAAGTAAGatttagggccgatttcttcacctccgcttaactcttaagtggtacctacccatacgcttaaacctggtttaagcccTAAgcagaggtgaagaaatcgaccctaAATCTTACTTTGAATGTTAAATCATCGAGGCATTATTGGTAATTCGGTTGGTCAATAATGTTCTAGTTTtgaccgggatctcagcaaaatttATCAACCTATTTTTGATTCATCTTGCATCGATGAGCATCGCAGCAATGTCCTGACGCGCAGCAGCGCGTCTTCCACCCACTGaactgaatttatttttttttttgaaacccCGATCGCAGGAGCCGTTGTCTCCCATCTTCGGAGAATTTTCCTCATTCTAGTGTCACTTCTCAAGCTGTCAAGATGGAAAAACTTAACCTCTTCTGCAAGCTCACCTGTCTGGCCTTGATCGTGGCAGCGACCGTTCAGCTGATTTCTGCAAGCCCTCTCCATGAAGCCGAAGATCCGATCAGCGTTCCAAGCATCCAGTTCCAAAGCAAGGCGAGCGAGGACCTCTGCATTGCCTACCAGCTCAATGGAAAGATGTTCATCACCTTGACCCGTTGCCTAGGCGCTGAAGCGAGGTGAGTTGTTTTCTACCAACGTATCTTGTTTTTACTAAACCCGGATAAACCATGGAATGCTAACGGAATTTTTTTCCTCCTATCCCGATCAACAGCAACATCAATCAAATCACCGATCTGAACGTGGTCGGCCAAGGAAAGCAGACGGTACAAACTTTCGCCCTGCAACCGGCCggaacggattccgttggggaCATTGCCGTAATTATGTACACCGGTGCCGTTAGCGATGGAGAGCTGCCCCAGGAAACGGATGGCGGACTGTTCGAAAAATTCGGACTGCGCAGCCATGTTCGCTTTGTTCGTCGCCGTCAGGATGCAGCGCCCCCAGCGGACGCTGGAAATGCTACCGATAGTGCCACCTTGGCAGGCAAGAACGCACAGCTGATTGGTGCTGCCCTTACCTTTGTGGGATCCGTTTTGCTGATGTCTTAGAATATATTTAATATGGttttaattaattgaaaataaaacaccgATGTAGCCAACCACATTCATTAAGCTTTCGAATTCATTAGTGCTATGATAAATTTGCAAGCCACGAAGAATTATAGCGAATGATAACTCTTACTTTTTAATGTACAAAATGTCTTACATTGCATTGAGTATACTgtctatgatcgcatatcagttccATCCTAGCTAGATtttatatgggacaaatatgcgattgtggGGTACACGTGCTGCAAAGACAATTACTTCGCAAATTACTGGAAAGCattaggtgcccgccagagtaaacgcgacgtgcgatgcgacagtgcaatttgacagcctgttgataatgattgttattcttttacgtgagtcgcgtcgcgtcgcatcgctcgtcgcgtttactctggcttcacccTTATTGTTTACTGATGACGAAAGTTACCATTTCGCTTTGATAAGACCTGGGAGATAAGACCATTTGAGCTTAATTCGCGTAGTTCATTCCAAAGGATCCTGAATTCATTTACAATGCTGACCCCAAACCTGCTCATCAtgaaaattcctgaaagattgATTTAAGGACACCTCATCGCCAGTGCTTAAAAATATGAGTCAtgattggaaattattcaaAGCGGTACACGTACGGTTCTATTCTGCATTTCCTTCCATACCCAACTTCTCCCAGctaacgctattttttgcattgGACTGAAAGTTTTTAAACATCAAAATAAGCAACTACACTGgagcgaattaaaaaaaaatcttgtgaaTCCAGCCATAATATACCGGCACGTGACATTTTAATGACTTTtccgaaaacaacaaaaatctgtGGGTgcttttccaaaattttaatAACGGGTCAATCAGCAACTTCACGCGAATCAGAATTGTCTTCTACGAtgcctccactactgctgcaTGCTGTTCTCCTGCTCAAAAGAACATAAAGTTGACATTTATGTGACAGTGCAGCTCCGTTCGACAGCCAGCCGCGGCACGTGTCCAGTCACAGCTGGTTGACACGCGTTCAGTCTACAGTGGTGTCTGGTTCGATTGCAATGTGGATTTTTCGAGGATGTGTCGAAGGGAGCACAAATTAAAATGTAGCACACCGCTCTgttgtaaggtacaccgggcaagttgaaacggtttttcaaagttgaattttgaaatgctataaaaaatcgctttttaataaattttgaatccgtttgcggtgtttgctagttcgggccaaagattatacataaaaataagcaacctcaccaaaatttttataaatattttatatatttaaattacttttttatgtgcatcgtttcaacttgccccgcgtaccggggcaagttgaaacactgcgctacTTACAGAGATAAGCTATTTTTTCCGTACTAAATTCacaatatatgtactcagtgagactcaagatgcacgaggttgtaaaggtgactaaattcgcataagagtcccatgtaattttttatgattttgattttctttctagaaactagcttaaaattgtctcctgtttaagaaaaactgataacatagtaggctttgttttaaaaatttaaaaaccaaatcccaaattgtgttgcttcatcttgatatttactcgcataaaagtcacattccagatattgatattcttttattcaaaaaataaacttaaatatgATCCATTCAATTGTCTCATATCAATATATACCGTGGGACATCGAAATACGTACTCTAGACTAGACTAtagaaatcgaatgcaaatgaaacgtttgtcattgacaaggaacatgaaggcttctactttttaCACATAAAAACAACGAAAACCATGagaaaattatggaaaaaattCAACTACTTCCtaaatcgaaatccgtccactgcgcacggattttgaatcaaaggatccgtaaagctatttttaaactaaatatttaaattgaagcagactTTTCAAACAAACTACcattgtaaatagttcaatacgcaccttgaaaaGCGATCCCTTTGGTTTGTAGTCCGCTTAttttatgtaatgattcgcaattatcAATTAAAGCACAGTTACTTCTGGTGCAACTATGCTCTACCCGTAGAACAATGGCGGCAGAAACtctgcgtttggtgggtggcgacttgtttttgatttttgttattttaatttcaaagactactttccatttcagtgccctaaaagcttactatcaagtatctgaattttagaaaaaaataattgcgaggaaacgttttgaatcgttgatTCAACTTGCCCTGCACCACGTATTTCTATTTGCCCTGATGGGCTTAAATTGCGGAGCAATGTCAAACGACCGAGATACAAAATTAAAACGGATTTCCCATCGATTTTTATAATCATTATGattgttcaacattgaatgattacctaccgtgaaaatttgaggtaagcactcttccaaacatcattttaagacctgttttattggcacgtcaaaaagttggttaaaatTTTCCCAAAGGCGAAAAATAAATACAGGCAGGGATTGCGTTTttgtagctgcaatcttccgggaatggcagtcgGAAGGTGCGTTCAGGAGAgtagtttgttgtaaaaaataatcagggcattgGGTCATTTCCGAtccaaattacagcttccgtttcaacttaccccgcatttcaacttgccccggtgtaccttacttgACGCATGAGTGCCATTCCGGTGGGTGGTAATTAGAATGGAAGATTAAAAGGCATGCTCTCCAATTTGTTTGGTGGAATAATTTGACGAAATTATATGCCAGATAGTTATTCATGCAAAATAGGAGAGatcgtaggacatgtcctacgcatgaaaatacttGGGTGGGACactcgaagcattgtcctacccatgattatggcaagaaaaaaaaagttaacgaAAATCTCTTAGAAATTCATATAAATTCATGAAAGTCAAAAAAATCCGGAGTGCCATAAATAATGGCATAAATACTCTGTGAGATCCATGAAGATTTCTGAAAATCTTTACGAGATTTGATAATCCTGTAAGGTTTTTGGACGCTTTAAAGTTACTTGTGTGGTCTCTAGCCACCCGAAATTCCTATGGATTCCTGATAGTTAGAAAGATAGTGATATCCGCTTGACACCATTAAAAATCTGCTTAGAATTTCTtgaataatttgaatattatgcCCGGAGATATCTCTTAAAGGACAAAAGGATTTCTTGAAACCTTAAGACATTTCTTGAAAGTAGCTTAGATTACAGAGTGTTACAGTGAAAACATTTATAAATTGTctaaagtatcttgcaatggtccttgcagatcgccCGCCCCTGTTCCTGTGTAGGAGACAACGGCGTCAtccgcaagctgtcttaacgagcaattttcCATGAGACATTCATCGATGCCTCTGAcgtaaaaaatataaagaagggggcttaaacatgagccctgggggagacccatgtaactAATTCTAGAAGTTGTTGAGTTTCCATGAGAAAAGCTCATATGTTTCTCAGACAACAAGTTatacaaataattgtttaatATTGGTGAAAGCCCACACTCGTGGTGATTGTCTGAAAGGACGTCAACGCAAACTgagtcaaaagcccccttaatgtccaagaaaactgaacccATTTGTTCTTTTTGAGAATAGGCCAGTTGTATTTCTGTAGTAAGCAACgtaagacagtcgttcgttcccttgcctctGCGGAATCCAAATTGAGTATCTGATAGAAAGCCATTTGATTCAACCCATCTGTGGAGCCGATTGAGGATCATCTTCTCTAACAGTTTCCGTATACACGACAACATCGCGATTGGACGGTACGAGTTATAATCGGACACGGATTTCTCCGGCTTTTTTTATGGCAATCACTCTCACCTGTCTCTATTCATCTGGAACAATGTTGTTCTCCAGGAGTCGATTATATAAGTTCAacaagcgcctcttcgcgacgtctgggaggtttttaagcagGTTGAACTAAATTCCATCCATTCCTGGGGCAGAATTATTACAAGAAAGGAGAGGAAGCGAGAACTCAACCATCAAAAAAGGGTTGTCCATTTCAGTTCGACCGAGGCCAGCGTCACGTCACGCACGATTAtttgacctggaacggaatgtGGACACACTTTTTTTGGCGAAAGCGAAGTTCCATCGAGGAGAACTTTCCCTATCTTCGTCAACCGACGACGCGTTTCGCATTCTCCTCCCGACAGTCTAAAGAGTTGACATCGACGTTTCCCGCGATAGCCCATTAACGAAAAGGGCGCCAGTAACCGCGTTTCTTAGCATTCACAAGGCTCTTGAATTTGCGTTCAAGAGAAATACAgtgtcgacccgattttgtcactcctcgattttgtctacccccgattttatcacgttttcaacccgattttatcacgtcccgatttcatcacgttttcgacccgattttgtcaccccaaaaaaaatttgcaattctttttattttcgtaaataataccacaaacaacattttcatgaaataactttcaccgtctgtagtttattacgaacgatttctgagtacctgggaaatattctgtaagcaatttcgacaagaaataacgggtaccgttcacgcattttgcctttccaaggcataaaatgattcatttttgtagaaagaattaaaaaataggattttttttccaattttgtcacataccctgttttatcaccccaaaattcaccaggggggtgacaaaatcgggatattactgtatatcGGTCGTAATTATCCCGCGCACCGCGCtttctatccagctttttacggtTTGATGCCATAAtactttgaatcaccccttttgacacATGCTGTGTCCACTATAATATTTATAGACGGATCTCAGCAATCGGTGATTCAtacaagatttttttgtttacaacATTAAACTGTCATAATTTTACCTGGAACTCGAGCAtgcttttgacgtagaactacgtctgtcttttctatattggggtaaactttacgattgcaaaaaatcgaaaaacgtcacgaaaatatgatagactttgaacgttaatatctcagccgtttctcgatggtttttcaattttcttggaccattcgatcacgTCGAAGtcatttttacgcggttttttacacgaatcgcttttcATCCGATTTTTTTCACTCAAATTTCGGGACTTCCGTGGatcattcagacatattttgggatttacgcgttttttacgttgtttgcatttacgcggcccatatcctccgcgtgaaaaccgactccagtgtgtcGGTGACAGtgacaatatttatgtatgattattTACTTGCtataacagtttagcaatcgatttcggtgaatcagtcaacctcataagtgcatcgcaagcttcttcttcctaagcactacattccaactggaacttggcttgcttttcttagtaatctattagcatttctttagttattaattagtatgtatcttgcgtggcaaatacactatgcccagggtgtcgagaatgtttcggattaagaatcgatctcgccatctccagattcTGTGGCTTTGttcacaaggctaactggaaaCGTCAAGCCAGCTTAGACGTCAAATCATTGCAATTTACAGGGCTTTTAGTAGGTGCAGTTCATTTCTGATAACTTGCACGCGCGTTTTCTTTCGAAAGGTTGGGCATTttctcgcttacgtc comes from Armigeres subalbatus isolate Guangzhou_Male chromosome 2, GZ_Asu_2, whole genome shotgun sequence and encodes:
- the LOC134209878 gene encoding uncharacterized protein LOC134209878 encodes the protein PDRRSRCLPSSENFPHSSVTSQAVKMEKLNLFCKLTCLALIVAATVQLISASPLHEAEDPISVPSIQFQSKASEDLCIAYQLNGKMFITLTRCLGAEASNINQITDLNVVGQGKQTVQTFALQPAGTDSVGDIAVIMYTGAVSDGELPQETDGGLFEKFGLRSHVRFVRRRQDAAPPADAGNATDSATLAGKNAQLIGAALTFVGSVLLMS